From Thermoflavifilum aggregans, a single genomic window includes:
- a CDS encoding uroporphyrinogen-III synthase has protein sequence MTSKTGQSNQVPAKKIRRILISQPKPDSEKSPYFDLARKYGVEIDFYPFIRVEGISAKEFRKQRIDIQQYTAVVFTSRNAVDHFFRICDELKIKVSQDCKYFCITEAVALYLQKFILYRKRKVFYGADGTTKSLLDVIAKHKQNEKFLLPCSDQHRKDIEEFFQQNRCEYATATLYRTVPNDVREVLAKGYDVIVFFSPVGVKALLESFPQFEQNGTYIGAFGTTTSQAVEEAGLRLDIRAPLPEAPSMVSALDLYLQKLNHKK, from the coding sequence ATGACGAGTAAAACAGGGCAATCCAACCAGGTTCCAGCAAAAAAAATTCGGCGTATTCTGATCTCTCAACCCAAGCCTGATAGTGAGAAATCCCCCTATTTTGATCTCGCAAGAAAATATGGAGTGGAAATCGACTTTTATCCGTTTATCCGGGTAGAAGGCATTTCCGCCAAGGAATTCCGCAAACAGAGAATTGACATCCAGCAATATACCGCTGTTGTCTTTACCAGTCGCAATGCAGTAGATCATTTTTTCCGCATCTGCGATGAACTGAAGATCAAGGTTTCCCAGGATTGCAAATATTTCTGTATTACGGAAGCCGTGGCGCTGTATTTGCAGAAATTCATCCTGTACCGAAAGCGCAAGGTGTTCTACGGGGCCGATGGCACGACCAAAAGCCTGCTGGATGTGATTGCCAAGCATAAGCAAAACGAGAAATTCCTGCTTCCCTGTTCAGATCAGCACAGAAAGGACATCGAAGAATTTTTTCAACAAAACCGTTGCGAGTATGCCACAGCTACCCTGTATCGTACCGTTCCCAACGATGTCAGGGAAGTACTGGCCAAAGGTTATGATGTAATTGTATTTTTTAGTCCGGTTGGCGTAAAAGCCTTGCTGGAAAGCTTTCCGCAATTTGAACAGAATGGTACCTATATAGGTGCATTTGGCACAACTACTTCCCAGGCCGTTGAAGAGGCCGGCCTCAGGCTTGATATCCGGGCACCTCTGCCTGAAGCCCCTTCCATGGTTTCGGCACTCGATCTGTACCTGCAAAAGCTGAATCACAAAAAATAA
- a CDS encoding DUF4271 domain-containing protein — MGHRFFMFFFVFGWTLLAEAGKAQQVLVPSDSARGNHIQPGQGAARPDTHGLPAYAVPSIPQPDSFRHAQAGGNSALDSLRATQVADSLRRDSLRQAAAAIHYRELAYMQWLDSVWTHQRLFRHQDYPVWQVSPLRSRNIAAEQEDDWLFYLCVGYLFLLGLIRSGFYTYFHHVFQAFWHPVKASRKLREQLMQTPFPGLLMNLFFAFSMGIYLFLVLRYVHYTTQHQIYLLVAALAALVGIMYLVKYLILQFSGWIFGARELTAGYAFVLMLVNKVLGVVLVPFVLVLAFGTGWMQEVALRLSLALIAALFVYRYVSSYAWVRQYMVFSRFHFFLYLCAFEVAPVLIMAKIILEWLHGGF, encoded by the coding sequence ATGGGACATCGGTTTTTCATGTTCTTCTTCGTATTTGGCTGGACATTGCTGGCGGAGGCGGGTAAGGCACAGCAGGTATTGGTTCCATCCGATTCAGCCCGGGGTAACCATATCCAGCCGGGACAGGGCGCTGCCAGGCCCGATACACATGGTTTGCCGGCCTATGCTGTTCCATCTATACCGCAGCCGGATAGTTTCCGGCATGCGCAGGCCGGAGGCAATTCAGCTTTAGATAGCCTGCGGGCCACGCAAGTGGCTGACAGCCTGCGGCGCGACAGCCTCAGGCAGGCGGCAGCAGCCATTCATTATCGTGAGTTGGCCTATATGCAATGGTTGGATTCTGTATGGACCCATCAACGGCTGTTTCGGCATCAGGATTATCCCGTTTGGCAGGTTTCGCCTCTCAGATCCAGAAACATCGCAGCCGAGCAGGAAGATGACTGGCTTTTTTACCTCTGCGTAGGTTATTTGTTTTTGCTGGGGCTAATCCGGTCGGGTTTCTATACCTATTTCCATCATGTATTTCAGGCTTTCTGGCATCCGGTGAAGGCCAGCCGCAAATTGCGGGAACAACTGATGCAGACGCCTTTTCCCGGCTTATTGATGAATCTGTTTTTTGCCTTTAGCATGGGTATATATCTCTTCCTGGTGCTGCGGTATGTACATTACACGACCCAGCATCAGATTTATCTGCTGGTAGCGGCTCTGGCTGCACTTGTGGGGATCATGTATCTGGTGAAATATCTGATTCTGCAGTTCAGCGGTTGGATATTCGGAGCCCGGGAGCTGACTGCAGGTTATGCATTTGTGCTGATGCTGGTGAATAAGGTATTGGGTGTGGTGCTGGTGCCTTTTGTCTTGGTACTGGCTTTTGGTACGGGATGGATGCAGGAGGTAGCTTTGCGCCTTTCGCTGGCGTTGATAGCTGCTTTGTTTGTGTACCGCTACGTTTCATCCTATGCATGGGTGCGGCAGTACATGGTTTTCAGCAGATTTCATTTTTTTCTTTACCTTTGCGCATTCGAAGTGGCGCCGGTACTTATCATGGCTAAAATCATACTGGAGTGGCTGCATGGCGGGTTTTAA
- a CDS encoding BamA/TamA family outer membrane protein: MQSKPSCIFHPLMGVWLCIWLLVPGFIRGQESRLVIYPVDSAAARWVRQAHIPVFADTNARRQYLAGWLSRLRDAGYWGASVDSLQQDSVTLFAWLYLGQAYRWGQIRQGNIPDFLWKQVRPPVHVHNAENDVEAARQAWLRYYENNGYPFATVAIDSLQLQDSLLTGIWHVEPGPLIIIDTLIQEGTARLSPSYLAYLLGIKPGEYYSQQKLQAIHARIAGVNFLQQTHPWFLEYRQQHAALHVTLDARKSNQIDGLLGYEPASAQDVSAPGQGANSRGRLVGQLTLHLVNSFHAGEVLDMHWEQLQYASPRLNLAAQLPTLWGTPYGLSGQFSLFRKDSSYLQLNSRLGLSYELIPGTGYRMYLQQSVTHLLSVDTETVKITHQLPAYVDQQETFLGFGWTGNHTDRSLNPRRGVSWEIDAEFGKRKIIPNEDILQLHDPADSSFSFASLYAALPSGSFIWKPYLRLVYYRPLGRYATLRSMWQGAGIWGTKMFLNELYQIGGAELLRGFDEQSIYASQYLVWSLEYRYLIGEEAYVFGFSDNAYVYQQYMSGSRQLHASDWPTGLGLGMAFPTRVGFFRFSWAIGRRKDSPFDIQRSRIHFSYANTF, translated from the coding sequence ATGCAAAGCAAGCCATCCTGCATATTTCATCCGTTGATGGGTGTATGGCTTTGTATCTGGCTCCTGGTACCCGGTTTTATCAGGGGGCAGGAAAGCCGTCTGGTGATTTATCCGGTTGATAGTGCGGCTGCCCGGTGGGTAAGGCAAGCGCATATACCTGTATTTGCCGACACAAACGCCCGCAGGCAATATCTGGCCGGATGGCTCAGCCGGTTGCGTGATGCAGGGTACTGGGGGGCTTCCGTGGATAGCCTGCAGCAGGATAGTGTAACCCTTTTTGCCTGGTTATATCTGGGGCAGGCCTATCGCTGGGGACAAATCCGGCAGGGCAATATCCCCGATTTTCTGTGGAAACAAGTTCGGCCGCCGGTACATGTACACAATGCTGAAAACGATGTCGAAGCGGCTCGCCAGGCATGGCTCCGCTATTATGAAAACAATGGCTACCCTTTTGCAACGGTGGCTATTGACAGCCTGCAGTTGCAGGATAGCTTGCTGACGGGCATCTGGCACGTGGAGCCGGGTCCTTTGATTATTATCGATACGCTTATTCAGGAAGGCACGGCCCGCCTTTCTCCATCTTATCTGGCATATTTGCTGGGCATCAAACCTGGAGAATATTACAGCCAGCAAAAACTCCAGGCCATCCATGCGCGCATTGCAGGCGTGAATTTTTTGCAGCAGACGCATCCCTGGTTTCTGGAATACAGGCAACAGCATGCGGCACTCCATGTGACGCTGGATGCCAGAAAATCCAATCAGATAGACGGACTGCTGGGATATGAACCAGCTTCAGCTCAGGATGTATCGGCTCCCGGGCAGGGTGCCAACAGCAGGGGAAGACTGGTAGGCCAGCTGACACTCCATCTGGTCAATAGTTTTCATGCAGGCGAAGTGCTGGACATGCACTGGGAACAATTGCAATATGCTTCCCCTAGGCTTAATCTTGCAGCACAATTGCCAACCTTGTGGGGTACTCCCTATGGACTTTCCGGACAGTTCAGCCTTTTCCGGAAAGACAGTTCTTACCTTCAGCTGAACAGTCGGCTGGGACTATCCTACGAGCTTATTCCCGGAACAGGCTACCGGATGTATCTGCAGCAAAGCGTAACCCATTTGCTGAGTGTGGATACCGAAACCGTTAAAATCACCCATCAGCTTCCGGCTTATGTGGATCAGCAGGAAACCTTCCTAGGATTTGGCTGGACAGGAAATCATACCGACCGATCCCTGAATCCCCGGAGAGGCGTTTCGTGGGAAATAGATGCGGAATTTGGGAAAAGAAAGATCATTCCAAACGAGGATATCCTGCAACTGCACGACCCGGCGGATTCGTCATTTTCCTTTGCTAGCCTGTATGCTGCCCTGCCATCAGGCAGTTTTATCTGGAAGCCTTATCTGCGGCTGGTGTACTACCGGCCATTGGGTAGATATGCAACCCTGCGCAGCATGTGGCAGGGAGCCGGTATCTGGGGTACGAAAATGTTCCTCAATGAATTGTATCAGATCGGAGGGGCTGAATTGCTCAGAGGATTTGATGAACAAAGCATATATGCTTCGCAGTATCTGGTGTGGAGCCTGGAATATCGTTATCTGATTGGTGAGGAGGCTTATGTTTTTGGTTTTAGTGATAATGCTTATGTGTATCAGCAGTACATGTCGGGTTCCCGGCAATTGCATGCTTCTGATTGGCCTACAGGGCTGGGCCTAGGCATGGCTTTCCCCACCCGGGTTGGATTTTTCAGGTTCAGCTGGGCTATTGGCCGGAGGAAAGATAGTCCGTTTGATATCCAGCGATCGCGCATTCACTTTAGTTATGCCAATACTTTTTAA
- a CDS encoding peptidoglycan DD-metalloendopeptidase family protein: MKFERKPSPLSPRFFWAMIVALVAGLAIAIYVNMKILHRSKSVQTDSTAMQQVKAVPVMRFGLPVDSFRIVSGTIRRNEFFSTILNRYGITPVQILAIRRQTDSIFNPRQIRAGDSYQLFFSPDTSLHIPLYFVYQPDPTHYVVLNLQHPEQSYSGDFPVTSKIQTVSGVIQSSLYETLDDRHASPALAQMMAEIYAWTIDFFSIQPGDWFKVVYRENFVEGRSIGPARILSAEFYHGGEKFFAFYYQDSTGKGNYYDENGKSLRKAFLKAPLKYFRITSRYSLNRFHPIQHVWKAHLGTDYAAPEGTPILATGDGVVIASTYSRFNGNYLKIRHNAEYTTQYLHMSRRAVRVGQYVRQGQVIGYVGHTGLATGPHVCYRFWKNGVEVDPLKQHFPAANPVPASEKQEFSSWVEKQLAVLNQISLPGADSATVTAAASHPAPQG; this comes from the coding sequence ATGAAGTTTGAACGCAAGCCCAGCCCATTATCTCCCCGGTTTTTTTGGGCCATGATCGTTGCCCTGGTTGCAGGTTTAGCCATAGCCATATATGTGAATATGAAAATCCTCCACCGGAGCAAGTCCGTACAAACAGATTCCACAGCCATGCAACAAGTAAAGGCTGTTCCTGTCATGCGTTTTGGCCTGCCGGTAGATTCATTTCGCATTGTTTCCGGTACGATTCGGCGGAACGAATTTTTTTCCACCATCCTCAACCGCTATGGCATTACACCCGTTCAGATCCTGGCAATCCGCCGGCAAACCGATTCCATTTTCAATCCCAGGCAAATCAGGGCTGGTGACAGCTATCAGCTTTTCTTCTCACCAGATACCTCGCTGCATATTCCGCTTTATTTTGTATATCAACCCGACCCGACTCATTACGTGGTATTGAACCTGCAGCATCCTGAGCAATCTTATTCGGGTGATTTTCCGGTAACTTCCAAAATCCAGACCGTTTCGGGTGTGATTCAAAGTTCTTTGTACGAGACGCTCGACGATCGGCATGCCAGTCCGGCTCTGGCCCAGATGATGGCTGAGATTTATGCATGGACGATTGACTTTTTCAGTATCCAGCCGGGTGATTGGTTTAAAGTTGTGTATCGCGAAAATTTTGTTGAGGGTCGATCCATTGGCCCTGCCAGGATTTTATCGGCAGAATTTTATCACGGGGGAGAAAAGTTTTTTGCTTTTTACTATCAGGATAGCACAGGTAAGGGCAATTATTATGATGAAAATGGCAAAAGCCTGCGAAAAGCTTTCCTGAAAGCGCCGCTGAAATATTTCCGGATTACTTCGCGCTACTCTTTAAACAGGTTCCATCCCATTCAGCATGTCTGGAAAGCTCATCTGGGTACAGATTACGCAGCTCCGGAAGGCACACCCATTCTAGCTACAGGCGATGGTGTGGTGATTGCTTCCACCTACAGTCGCTTCAACGGCAATTATTTGAAAATCCGCCACAATGCGGAATACACAACCCAGTATCTGCACATGAGCCGCAGGGCTGTGCGTGTGGGGCAGTACGTTCGCCAAGGACAGGTGATTGGTTATGTGGGGCACACCGGATTGGCTACCGGTCCGCATGTATGTTACCGGTTCTGGAAAAACGGGGTGGAAGTGGATCCGTTGAAGCAACATTTCCCGGCTGCAAATCCCGTCCCTGCAAGCGAAAAACAGGAGTTTAGCTCCTGGGTGGAAAAACAACTGGCTGTTTTAAATCAGATCAGCCTGCCCGGAGCTGACTCGGCCACTGTTACGGCTGCCGCTTCGCATCCCGCACCTCAGGGCTGA
- the obgE gene encoding GTPase ObgE: MEKQNFVDYIRVYCRSGKGGDGCVHFMRLKYQPKGGPDGGDGGRGGHIILKGNAQLWTLLHLRWKKHIVAGDGEPGSKNNCTGKDGRDVVIEVPLGTIARDEQTGQVEAEILEDGQEVIWIPGGRGGLGNAHFATPTRQAPEFAQKGEPGREGWKILELKLLADVGLVGFPNAGKSTLLATLSAAKPAIAPYPFTTLQPQLGMVAYRDGKSFCMADLPGIIEGAAEGRGLGLRFLRHIERNAVLLFVIPADSPDPLAEWQTLVHELEKYNPELLHKRKVIAISKSDLIDEMQEVQIRRQFPPEIPVVVISAHQQKGLQELKDVLWQQLNA; this comes from the coding sequence TTGGAAAAGCAAAATTTCGTGGATTACATCCGGGTCTATTGCCGTTCAGGTAAAGGCGGGGATGGATGTGTGCATTTTATGCGCCTGAAATACCAGCCTAAGGGTGGGCCTGACGGCGGAGACGGCGGCCGGGGTGGGCATATCATCCTGAAAGGCAATGCCCAGCTCTGGACCTTGCTGCATCTGCGCTGGAAAAAGCATATAGTGGCAGGCGACGGAGAGCCCGGCAGCAAAAATAACTGCACAGGCAAAGACGGACGGGATGTGGTGATTGAAGTGCCTTTAGGTACGATTGCCAGAGATGAACAAACCGGCCAGGTGGAAGCCGAAATCCTGGAAGACGGACAGGAAGTAATCTGGATCCCCGGCGGCCGGGGCGGGTTGGGCAATGCGCATTTTGCCACACCTACCCGCCAGGCACCTGAATTTGCACAAAAGGGTGAACCGGGCCGGGAAGGATGGAAGATTCTGGAACTCAAACTCCTGGCCGACGTAGGCCTGGTGGGTTTCCCGAATGCAGGAAAATCAACCCTGCTGGCCACACTTTCGGCAGCCAAACCTGCCATTGCCCCATATCCCTTCACTACCTTGCAGCCTCAGCTGGGCATGGTGGCTTATCGCGATGGCAAATCATTTTGTATGGCCGATTTACCCGGCATCATCGAGGGAGCTGCCGAGGGCCGGGGGCTGGGCTTGCGCTTCCTCAGGCATATCGAGCGAAATGCTGTGTTGTTGTTCGTCATCCCAGCTGACAGTCCAGATCCTCTCGCTGAATGGCAGACCCTTGTGCACGAGCTGGAAAAATACAACCCAGAGCTATTACACAAGCGCAAGGTGATTGCGATTTCCAAATCAGATCTGATCGATGAGATGCAGGAGGTACAAATCCGGCGGCAGTTTCCACCTGAAATTCCGGTGGTCGTTATCTCAGCTCACCAGCAAAAAGGGCTGCAGGAGCTGAAAGACGTGCTCTGGCAGCAATTGAACGCATAA
- a CDS encoding adenylate kinase, which produces MLFNLILFGPPGSGKGTQSQLIIDHYQFTHLSTGDMLRSEIERRTPLGLEAKKFMDRGALVPDEVVIAMISSQLDARADAKGFIFDGFPRTTAQARALDKLLALKSTAIHLVLLMEVPEEELIKRLLLRGQTSGRTDDASEEIIRARIAEYYNKTSPVADYYAQQHKLQAIPAVGTVEEVFNRIRQQIDKRFAELTSHPVSPDQRS; this is translated from the coding sequence ATGTTGTTTAATCTGATTTTATTTGGCCCGCCTGGGAGCGGAAAAGGCACGCAAAGCCAGCTGATAATTGATCATTACCAATTTACCCATCTGAGTACGGGCGACATGCTCAGAAGCGAAATCGAGCGTCGTACGCCACTGGGGCTGGAGGCCAAGAAGTTTATGGATCGTGGCGCATTGGTGCCCGATGAAGTGGTGATTGCCATGATCAGCTCTCAACTCGATGCCAGGGCAGATGCTAAAGGATTTATATTCGACGGATTCCCCCGTACCACTGCCCAGGCCAGAGCCCTGGATAAATTGCTGGCGCTGAAATCTACTGCCATTCATCTGGTGCTGCTGATGGAAGTGCCGGAGGAAGAACTCATCAAGCGTTTGTTGCTGCGGGGACAGACGTCAGGCAGAACCGATGATGCCAGCGAAGAAATAATCCGGGCGCGGATTGCGGAATATTACAATAAAACCTCACCTGTGGCCGATTATTATGCCCAGCAGCATAAACTGCAGGCCATACCGGCGGTGGGTACTGTAGAGGAAGTTTTCAACCGCATCAGGCAACAGATTGACAAGCGATTTGCGGAGCTCACATCTCATCCGGTGTCTCCGGATCAACGTTCCTAA
- the recA gene encoding recombinase RecA translates to MAETNEKLKALRLTIDKIEKDFGKGAVMVMGEKADRQMEVISTGSLGLDLALGVGGFPRGRIIEIYGPEATGKTTIAIHAIAEAQKKGGICAIIDAEHAFDSSYAQRLGVDVDNLLISQPDYGEQALEIADRLILSGAVDVIVIDSVAALVPKGELEGEMGDSKMGLQARLMSQALRKLTATISKTNSCCIFINQLREKIGVMFGNPETTTGGNALKFYASVRLDIRRINQIKDGEQTIGNRVKVKVVKNKVAPPFKQAEFDIIFGQGISKAGEIIDLATELNILQKSGSWFSYDGNKLGQGRDAVRQLLQDNPELMAELEQKIRAAVIGENK, encoded by the coding sequence ATGGCAGAAACAAACGAAAAACTGAAAGCCCTGCGCCTCACCATTGACAAGATTGAAAAAGATTTTGGTAAGGGAGCCGTGATGGTGATGGGTGAAAAGGCCGACAGGCAGATGGAAGTGATTTCCACCGGCTCACTGGGACTCGATCTGGCGCTTGGTGTGGGCGGATTTCCCCGTGGCAGAATTATTGAAATATATGGTCCGGAAGCTACCGGGAAAACCACGATAGCCATTCATGCCATTGCCGAAGCCCAGAAGAAAGGCGGTATCTGTGCCATTATTGATGCCGAACATGCTTTTGACAGCAGTTATGCCCAAAGGCTGGGTGTGGATGTAGACAATCTGCTGATTTCCCAGCCCGATTACGGCGAGCAGGCACTGGAAATAGCCGACCGGCTGATTCTGTCAGGCGCTGTGGATGTGATTGTAATTGACTCAGTAGCCGCTCTGGTGCCCAAAGGAGAGCTGGAGGGGGAGATGGGCGATAGCAAAATGGGCCTGCAGGCCCGCCTCATGAGCCAGGCTTTGCGCAAACTAACCGCTACCATCAGCAAAACAAACAGCTGCTGCATTTTCATCAACCAGCTGCGCGAAAAAATCGGCGTCATGTTTGGCAACCCGGAAACGACTACCGGCGGCAATGCTCTCAAGTTTTATGCATCTGTTCGCCTCGACATCCGACGCATCAATCAGATCAAGGATGGAGAACAAACCATTGGCAACCGGGTCAAGGTAAAAGTGGTGAAAAACAAGGTGGCTCCACCTTTCAAACAGGCAGAATTCGACATTATCTTTGGCCAAGGAATTTCCAAAGCCGGAGAAATCATTGACTTGGCTACCGAATTGAACATCCTGCAAAAAAGTGGCTCCTGGTTCAGCTATGATGGCAACAAACTGGGGCAGGGTCGTGATGCAGTGCGCCAGCTGCTGCAGGATAATCCCGAACTGATGGCCGAGCTGGAACAAAAAATCCGTGCAGCCGTAATAGGGGAAAACAAATAA
- the rpoN gene encoding RNA polymerase factor sigma-54 — protein sequence MLRQTQQQKLLQKLSPQQIQLMKLLQIPTANLEERIKQEIEENPALEFGDDGHAEDTPLDEPEPLTEETETHEDEQELYEEEPDGSEDEYDNIDVSEYLMDDDDVADYRLRDDHYPEMDETRTIPIRVETSFQDYLLDQLGMLSLDERQQQIARQIIGSIDDDGYLRREASAIADDLSFSQNIITNEQEVEQIIAMVQSFDPPGVCARNLQECLLLQLKRKPSDDPLVKHAQTVLTDYFDAFIKKHYEKIQRGMGLKDDELKAVIQLITHLNPKPGNNFAPDNKAESYIVPDFFILNNNGKLELTLNARNAPDLRISSEYRDMLRDYEKGAKKDKRQREAILFIKQKIDAAKWFIDAIKQRQHTLLTVMQTIMDYQQDFFLSGDETQLKPMILKDIAERTGLDISTVSRVANSKYVQTEYGTYPLKYFFSESLPTDSGEEVSTREVKKILLDLIENENKRKPLSDEMLTRLLQEKGYNIARRTVAKYREQLNIPVARLRKQL from the coding sequence ATGCTCAGACAAACACAACAGCAAAAATTATTGCAGAAACTCTCCCCTCAGCAGATTCAGCTCATGAAACTGCTGCAGATCCCTACGGCCAATCTAGAAGAGCGTATCAAGCAGGAAATTGAAGAAAATCCGGCTCTGGAGTTTGGTGATGACGGGCATGCGGAGGATACACCCCTGGATGAGCCCGAACCCCTGACGGAAGAAACCGAAACCCATGAAGATGAGCAGGAACTGTATGAGGAAGAACCGGACGGGAGCGAGGATGAATATGATAATATCGACGTATCGGAATATCTGATGGACGATGATGACGTGGCAGATTATCGCCTTCGCGATGATCATTATCCTGAAATGGATGAAACCCGCACCATACCCATTCGCGTGGAAACTTCCTTTCAGGATTACCTGCTCGATCAGCTGGGGATGCTGTCACTGGATGAACGCCAGCAGCAGATAGCCCGTCAGATCATTGGTAGCATTGACGATGATGGTTATCTCCGGCGGGAAGCTTCAGCCATTGCCGACGACCTGTCGTTTTCCCAGAATATCATCACTAATGAACAGGAGGTGGAACAAATCATTGCCATGGTGCAAAGTTTTGATCCACCCGGTGTATGTGCCCGCAACCTCCAGGAATGCCTGTTGCTTCAGCTTAAACGAAAACCATCCGATGATCCGCTGGTGAAGCATGCACAAACAGTGCTGACCGATTATTTTGATGCTTTCATCAAAAAGCATTACGAAAAAATTCAGCGGGGAATGGGGCTGAAGGACGACGAGCTAAAAGCGGTGATTCAACTCATTACCCATTTGAACCCAAAGCCGGGCAATAACTTCGCTCCGGATAACAAAGCCGAAAGCTATATTGTCCCGGATTTCTTCATCCTCAATAACAACGGCAAGCTTGAACTCACCCTCAATGCCCGCAATGCGCCTGATCTGCGCATCTCCTCCGAATACCGCGACATGCTGCGGGATTATGAGAAAGGAGCCAAAAAAGATAAACGCCAGCGGGAAGCAATATTGTTCATCAAGCAAAAGATTGATGCGGCCAAATGGTTTATTGACGCTATCAAACAACGCCAGCATACTTTGCTTACAGTGATGCAAACCATCATGGACTATCAGCAGGATTTCTTTCTGAGCGGCGATGAAACCCAGCTGAAGCCTATGATCCTGAAAGACATTGCCGAACGTACCGGCCTAGATATTTCCACTGTATCCCGGGTAGCCAACAGCAAATACGTGCAAACCGAATACGGCACCTACCCGCTGAAATATTTCTTTTCAGAATCATTGCCCACTGACAGCGGCGAGGAAGTATCCACCCGTGAAGTGAAAAAAATTCTGCTCGACCTGATTGAAAATGAAAACAAGCGCAAGCCTCTTAGCGACGAAATGCTCACGCGGCTGCTGCAGGAAAAGGGATATAACATTGCCCGCCGCACCGTAGCCAAATACCGCGAACAGCTTAATATTCCAGTTGCCCGTTTGCGCAAGCAGCTTTGA
- a CDS encoding ribonuclease HII, with product MNPSSRLLPYYQNDGVEAGCDEAGRGCLAGPVFAAAVILPTGFYHPLLNDSKQLRPSQREELRRYIEEHALAFAVAAVSPEEIDRTNILQASFRAMHLAVDQLRIRPQRLLIDGNRFKPYADIPHVCIVKGDSRYASIAAASILAKTYRDAWMMHLHAQYPEYGWDRNKGYPTVAHRRAIQQLGLTPHHRRTFSPCMPKLFMAADDSHPQES from the coding sequence GTGAATCCATCTTCTCGTTTGCTACCTTATTATCAGAACGACGGTGTGGAAGCAGGCTGTGATGAAGCCGGTCGCGGGTGCCTGGCCGGTCCCGTGTTTGCTGCTGCCGTGATTCTGCCCACGGGTTTTTATCATCCCCTGCTGAATGATTCCAAACAGCTCCGTCCTTCCCAGCGGGAAGAACTCAGGCGGTACATCGAAGAGCATGCCCTTGCCTTTGCTGTGGCTGCCGTTTCACCGGAAGAAATAGACCGCACCAACATCCTGCAGGCTTCATTCCGGGCTATGCATCTGGCTGTTGATCAGCTACGGATACGGCCGCAGCGCCTGCTCATCGACGGGAACCGCTTTAAACCCTATGCGGATATACCGCATGTATGCATAGTAAAGGGTGACAGCCGATACGCATCCATCGCAGCTGCATCCATATTGGCCAAAACTTACCGCGATGCCTGGATGATGCACCTGCACGCACAATATCCGGAATATGGCTGGGACCGCAACAAAGGTTATCCCACAGTCGCTCACCGGCGGGCGATTCAGCAACTGGGTTTAACTCCCCATCACCGCAGAACCTTCTCTCCCTGCATGCCTAAATTGTTTATGGCAGCCGATGATTCGCATCCACAGGAATCCTGA